The following proteins are co-located in the Noviherbaspirillum sp. UKPF54 genome:
- a CDS encoding solute carrier family 23 protein, protein MAGPYFPTWRMRRNTNDGLGPVIGIEDRLPWPQTIAMGIQHVVAMFGATVLAPLLMGFDPNLAIFMSGVGTLLFFLFVGGRVPSYLGSSFAFIGLVILVTGYAGQGPNTNTAVALGGIIACGVVYALIGLLVMAVGTGWIEKLMPPVVTGAVVAVIGLNLAPIAVKSVTGNNFDAWMALVTVFCVGAVAVFTRGMVQRLLILIGLLLAYVIYALLTNGAGLGKPIDFAAVANAAWFGVPQFVAPVFKADAMALLAPVAVILVAENLGHIKAVGAMTGQNLDRYMGRAFVGDGVATILSASVGGTGVTTYAENIGVMAVTKIYSTLVFVVAALIALVLGFSPKFGALIQTIPGPVLGGVSIVVFGLIAVAGARIWVENKVDFSNNRNLIVAAVTLVLGAGDFTLKLGQFSLGGIGTATFGAIILHALLSLRASHPGH, encoded by the coding sequence ATGGCAGGCCCCTATTTCCCCACCTGGCGCATGCGCCGCAACACCAACGACGGCCTCGGGCCGGTCATCGGCATCGAAGATCGCCTGCCGTGGCCGCAGACGATCGCCATGGGCATTCAGCACGTCGTCGCCATGTTCGGCGCGACCGTGCTCGCCCCGCTCCTGATGGGCTTCGATCCCAATCTCGCCATTTTCATGTCTGGCGTCGGTACCCTGCTCTTTTTCCTGTTCGTCGGCGGTCGCGTCCCGAGCTATCTCGGCTCGAGCTTCGCCTTCATCGGCCTGGTCATCCTGGTCACCGGCTATGCCGGCCAGGGCCCGAACACCAACACCGCAGTCGCGCTGGGCGGCATCATCGCCTGCGGTGTCGTCTACGCGCTGATCGGCCTGCTGGTCATGGCCGTCGGCACCGGCTGGATTGAAAAGCTGATGCCGCCGGTGGTCACCGGCGCGGTGGTGGCGGTGATCGGCCTGAACCTGGCTCCGATCGCGGTCAAAAGCGTGACCGGCAATAACTTCGATGCCTGGATGGCCCTGGTAACGGTGTTCTGCGTCGGCGCCGTGGCCGTCTTCACTCGCGGCATGGTGCAGCGCCTGCTGATCCTGATCGGCCTGCTGCTGGCGTACGTCATCTACGCATTGCTGACCAATGGCGCAGGGCTGGGCAAGCCGATCGACTTCGCCGCGGTCGCCAACGCCGCCTGGTTCGGTGTGCCGCAATTCGTGGCGCCGGTGTTCAAGGCCGACGCGATGGCCCTGTTGGCGCCGGTGGCGGTTATCCTGGTGGCGGAAAATCTCGGGCACATCAAGGCGGTCGGCGCAATGACCGGCCAGAACCTGGACCGCTACATGGGCCGCGCCTTCGTGGGCGACGGCGTGGCCACGATCCTGTCGGCGAGCGTGGGCGGCACCGGCGTCACCACCTACGCCGAAAACATCGGCGTGATGGCGGTCACGAAGATCTATTCGACACTGGTGTTCGTGGTCGCGGCGCTGATCGCCCTCGTGCTGGGTTTTTCGCCCAAGTTCGGCGCACTCATCCAGACCATTCCCGGCCCGGTGCTGGGCGGCGTGTCGATCGTGGTATTCGGTCTGATCGCGGTGGCCGGTGCGCGCATCTGGGTCGAGAACAAGGTCGATTTTTCTAATAACCGCAACCTGATCGTCGCCGCCGTCACCCTGGTGCTCGGCGCGGGCGACTTCACGCTGAAGCTGGGGCAGTTCTCGCTCGGCGGGATCGGCACCGCCACCTTCGGTGCGATCATCCTGCATGCGCTTCTGTCGCTGCGCGCATCGCATCCGGGACACTGA
- the upp gene encoding uracil phosphoribosyltransferase: protein MKQDPRFPNLHILDHPLIQHKLTHMRDRDTSTRTFRELLREITLLMGYEITRNLPLTTLRIETPMQSMDAPVIAGKKMVVVPVLRAGIGMSDGLLELVPSARVGHIGVYRDPDTHRPVEYLVRLPDLAERHFILCDPMLATGNSAVHAVDVLKRRGVSDEQIVFLALVAAPEGVQVFQNAHPNVKVYVASLDERLNEHAYIIPGLGDAGDRLFGTK from the coding sequence ATGAAACAAGATCCACGCTTCCCCAACCTGCACATCCTCGACCACCCGCTGATCCAGCATAAGCTGACGCATATGCGTGACCGCGACACCTCGACGCGGACCTTCCGCGAGCTGTTGCGCGAAATTACTCTTCTCATGGGGTACGAAATCACGCGCAATCTGCCGCTGACCACGCTGCGTATCGAAACACCGATGCAAAGCATGGATGCGCCCGTGATCGCCGGTAAAAAGATGGTTGTGGTGCCGGTGCTGCGCGCCGGGATCGGCATGAGCGACGGCTTGCTGGAACTGGTGCCGTCCGCGCGCGTCGGCCACATCGGCGTCTATCGCGATCCGGACACCCACCGCCCGGTGGAGTACCTGGTGCGCTTGCCAGATTTGGCAGAGCGCCATTTCATCCTCTGCGATCCCATGCTGGCGACCGGTAACTCGGCGGTGCACGCGGTAGACGTGCTGAAGAGGCGCGGCGTCAGCGACGAGCAGATCGTGTTCCTGGCGCTGGTTGCCGCACCTGAAGGCGTTCAGGTGTTCCAGAACGCGCATCCGAATGTGAAGGTCTATGTGGCGTCGCTCGACGAGCGCCTCAACGAGCATGCCTACATTATTCCCGGGCTCGGCGACGCCGGCGACCGCCTGTTCGGCACGAAATAA
- a CDS encoding SDR family NAD(P)-dependent oxidoreductase — MTTNSQTMPDSIRFDGQVAIVTGAGGGLGRSHALQLAARGAKVVVNDLGVARDGTGNGLSAAESVVAEIRAAGGQAIASPASVTDPAGVQEMVEQAMREWNRIDILVNNAGFLRDKSFTKMTLDDFRAIVDVHLMGAVICTKAVWDIMKQQNYGRIVMTTSSSGLFGNFGQSNYGAAKMALVGLMQTLSLEGEKYGVRVNCLAPTAATRMTEDLMPAEVLALLTPESVTPGMLYLASREAPTRAILCAGAGTFSCSYVTLSDGVHIGERPDAVEQLVANLDALSDRSKEIVPSAGFQQSQMEVTKALAARKR; from the coding sequence ATGACCACCAACTCACAAACCATGCCGGACTCGATTCGCTTCGACGGGCAAGTCGCCATCGTGACCGGCGCCGGCGGCGGCCTTGGCCGTTCCCATGCATTGCAACTCGCCGCGCGCGGCGCGAAAGTCGTCGTCAACGACCTCGGCGTAGCCCGCGACGGCACCGGAAACGGCCTGTCCGCAGCCGAAAGCGTGGTGGCGGAAATCCGCGCTGCGGGCGGCCAGGCGATCGCCAGCCCGGCGTCCGTCACGGACCCGGCCGGTGTGCAGGAAATGGTGGAACAGGCCATGCGCGAATGGAATCGCATCGACATCCTCGTCAACAATGCCGGATTCCTGCGCGACAAAAGTTTTACCAAGATGACACTGGACGACTTCCGCGCGATCGTCGACGTGCACCTGATGGGTGCAGTCATCTGCACCAAGGCGGTTTGGGACATCATGAAACAGCAGAATTACGGCCGCATCGTGATGACCACCTCATCGTCGGGGCTGTTCGGCAATTTCGGCCAGTCCAACTACGGCGCGGCCAAGATGGCGCTGGTCGGCCTGATGCAGACGCTGTCGCTGGAAGGCGAAAAATACGGAGTCCGGGTCAATTGCCTGGCGCCGACCGCCGCCACTCGCATGACGGAAGACCTGATGCCGGCCGAGGTGCTGGCGCTCCTGACGCCGGAAAGCGTCACGCCCGGCATGCTCTACCTGGCATCGCGCGAAGCGCCGACCCGCGCCATCCTGTGCGCCGGCGCCGGCACCTTCTCGTGTTCCTACGTTACGCTGAGCGACGGCGTGCATATCGGCGAACGTCCGGACGCGGTCGAGCAGCTCGTCGCCAATCTCGATGCGCTCTCCGACCGCAGCAAGGAAATCGTGCCGAGCGCCGGTTTCCAACAGTCGCAAATGGAAGTCACCAAGGCGCTCGCGGCGCGCAAGCGGTAA
- a CDS encoding TlpA disulfide reductase family protein: MKKYLSALVLCIAAAAPAAFANTSGEVPVGGMLREAQMQGLSGASGQLSAYRGKPLIINVWASWCGPCRMEMGSLERLSRRFGGKNFNVIGISTDDYREPAQAFLRQSGTTFPNFIDSKLFLENMLGADRIPLTLLVDAKGQVLGKYYGARQWDSPESIEMIVKAFRLKI, translated from the coding sequence ATGAAAAAATATCTCTCGGCGCTTGTTCTGTGCATCGCGGCCGCCGCGCCTGCGGCTTTTGCAAACACCTCCGGCGAGGTCCCGGTCGGCGGCATGCTGCGCGAAGCGCAAATGCAAGGCTTGTCCGGTGCTTCCGGCCAGTTGTCGGCTTACCGGGGCAAACCTTTGATTATCAACGTCTGGGCCAGCTGGTGCGGCCCCTGTCGGATGGAAATGGGATCGCTGGAACGGCTGTCGCGCCGTTTTGGCGGCAAGAATTTCAACGTGATCGGCATCTCCACCGACGACTATCGCGAGCCTGCGCAGGCATTCCTGCGCCAGTCCGGCACGACCTTCCCCAATTTCATCGATAGCAAGCTCTTCCTTGAGAACATGCTGGGCGCCGACCGGATTCCGCTGACGTTGCTGGTGGATGCCAAGGGCCAGGTGCTCGGCAAATACTACGGGGCCCGGCAATGGGACAGTCCCGAGTCCATTGAAATGATCGTCAAGGCTTTCCGCCTCAAGATCTGA
- a CDS encoding DUF1345 domain-containing protein, giving the protein MRDRLMLLRSHPRLMGSLLCGAIAGFVAPGAWSPVVRMLMAWNVAVWSYLALICWLIAHSDETRMHRLAKQEDNNAVFVLVIMSLGAVLSLAAIMVELASAKQVSGGDRLFHYGLTAFTVFGSWLLVGVIYMFHYAHMFYRAAPEVKPLRFPDNKLKPVYWDFLYFSFTIAVAAQTSDISVSTTPMRKAVLAQSLLSFLFNAAIIGLTINIVAGTVGS; this is encoded by the coding sequence ATGCGCGACCGCCTGATGCTCCTGCGCTCCCACCCGCGCCTGATGGGATCACTCCTGTGCGGCGCCATCGCCGGTTTCGTCGCTCCCGGTGCGTGGAGTCCGGTGGTGCGCATGCTGATGGCATGGAACGTCGCGGTCTGGTCCTACCTGGCGCTGATATGCTGGCTGATCGCCCATAGCGACGAGACACGTATGCATCGCTTGGCGAAACAGGAAGATAACAACGCCGTCTTCGTGCTGGTCATAATGTCGCTGGGCGCCGTCCTCAGTCTCGCGGCCATTATGGTGGAACTGGCTTCGGCCAAGCAGGTGTCCGGCGGCGATCGCCTGTTCCACTACGGTCTGACCGCCTTCACCGTATTTGGCTCCTGGCTGTTGGTCGGCGTCATCTACATGTTCCACTATGCCCACATGTTTTACCGGGCCGCCCCCGAAGTGAAGCCGCTACGCTTCCCCGATAACAAGCTCAAACCTGTCTATTGGGACTTTTTGTATTTCTCGTTCACTATTGCGGTGGCAGCGCAGACGTCCGATATCAGCGTATCGACGACGCCCATGCGGAAAGCGGTGCTCGCACAATCATTGCTTAGTTTCCTGTTCAATGCCGCAATCATTGGTTTAACGATCAATATTGTCGCCGGCACAGTAGGCAGCTGA
- a CDS encoding RT0821/Lpp0805 family surface protein yields MTSKKISVLISAAVLGLSACTVPPTQEQSGMVIGGALGGVLGSQVGGGEGRTVATIVGTLVGASIGGAVGRSMDDQDRIKVARSLETVRTGVASQWRNPDTGNEYTVVPTRTYDSAGAPCREYTVNATIGGKREKVYGTACRQRDGSWRTAG; encoded by the coding sequence ATGACCAGCAAGAAAATTTCTGTTTTGATTTCTGCCGCAGTATTGGGCCTTTCAGCATGTACTGTCCCGCCGACCCAGGAACAATCGGGGATGGTGATAGGCGGCGCACTCGGCGGAGTGCTCGGCTCCCAGGTAGGGGGCGGCGAAGGCAGGACGGTGGCAACCATCGTTGGCACGCTCGTCGGCGCGTCGATCGGAGGTGCCGTTGGTCGTTCCATGGATGATCAAGACCGTATCAAAGTTGCGCGCAGCCTGGAGACCGTTCGCACCGGCGTCGCTTCGCAATGGCGCAACCCGGACACCGGCAATGAATATACGGTAGTCCCGACCCGCACCTATGACTCAGCCGGAGCTCCCTGCCGGGAATACACCGTTAACGCGACTATTGGCGGAAAGCGCGAAAAAGTGTATGGCACCGCCTGCCGCCAGCGGGATGGAAGCTGGAGAACAGCAGGTTGA
- a CDS encoding phosphoribosyltransferase translates to MSTGIFNDRVDAARALLERLQEYRGRNPLVLAIPRGAAPMGQILAQQLDGELDVVLVHKLGALLDPELAIGAIDESGWTYLAPMIEELGETHRMIEQTKARQLETLKKRRAQYTPFAPPIDPRGRIAIVVDDGLATGATMIAALHAVRARKPAELICAVPVAAADSLQQIYPLADKVVVLQVPSYFGAVSQFYRHFPAVTDEEVAHILAVARTPAAHTSPAYAPERQTGKRE, encoded by the coding sequence ATGTCTACCGGAATATTCAACGATCGTGTCGACGCCGCCCGGGCCCTTTTGGAGCGCCTCCAGGAGTATCGCGGCCGCAATCCACTGGTACTCGCGATTCCGCGCGGCGCGGCGCCGATGGGGCAAATTCTCGCGCAACAGCTCGACGGCGAACTGGATGTCGTATTGGTCCACAAGCTCGGTGCTTTGCTCGATCCGGAGCTCGCTATTGGGGCCATCGATGAAAGCGGGTGGACCTATCTCGCGCCGATGATCGAAGAGCTTGGGGAGACGCACAGGATGATCGAACAGACCAAGGCGCGCCAACTGGAGACATTGAAAAAGCGGCGCGCGCAATACACGCCATTCGCGCCGCCGATCGACCCCAGGGGCCGTATTGCGATCGTGGTGGATGACGGTCTGGCCACGGGGGCAACGATGATCGCGGCGCTCCATGCTGTTCGCGCCAGAAAACCTGCGGAACTGATATGCGCAGTGCCGGTTGCGGCGGCCGACAGCCTGCAGCAGATTTACCCGCTGGCCGACAAGGTGGTCGTTCTGCAAGTGCCGTCGTACTTCGGTGCGGTCAGCCAGTTTTACCGGCATTTTCCTGCGGTCACGGATGAGGAAGTGGCACACATCCTTGCGGTAGCGCGCACGCCTGCTGCGCATACTTCGCCTGCCTATGCGCCGGAGCGCCAAACCGGCAAGAGAGAATAG
- a CDS encoding bifunctional diguanylate cyclase/phosphodiesterase: MEKIKLAPVKRDRHGYARLHAILDSLNEGVLMYALDGQVIEANQAALDFLSATTKEEIKLTKAGLDATFEVSTLDAEPVPVEDWPVWRVMHGEEVADIVLWVRNKRTGRQWISSHSGRPLRFLGTNETFAVLSIRDITKSKTAELQVQAMETRLKSAFDSFIDQVIIVDHQLKPTYLNSAARRAGMPIAAGGENVFWHAAARDALTGAKPVTTEVQHITDSGVRDYTVSATPLFNAASAIDEVVVFAHDSTERNHAQESLRKAALHDPLTGLPNRALLYECAKHLFGEARRSCQQVAVLFIDLDRFKSVNDIYGHEVGDKLLRELAARIQSRMRGEDVITRIGGDEFVILLPQVDERRLPHTVAADLIHLIGKPVNVDGIELTVEACIGISLFPSDGETLNELLRRADAAMYAAKDSGRNSYRFYTDDLASQSITHSRIEHELRRAIGKGELSMAYQPIVEISSGKVLCAEALIRWENGRVGPDVFVPIAEMSGLVSRMTDWVLDEIAREQHRWRQQGLPLIPISVNVSPVQFKLRSFVDDIERRLREKQVPADALQIELTETAVMDNVDHAIRTIQRLRELGVKVALDDFGKGYSSLSYLSHLPIDKIKIDKEFILGFDQNASNRAITDAIIALGTALQLEVVAEGIESREALAYVREQGCRQAQGFYLCKPVSGKMFATLFAQGTVSGFNLDP, encoded by the coding sequence TTCTCGACAGCTTGAATGAAGGCGTGCTGATGTATGCCCTGGATGGGCAGGTGATCGAAGCAAATCAGGCGGCGCTGGACTTTCTCAGCGCAACGACAAAGGAAGAAATCAAGCTGACCAAAGCCGGCCTGGACGCGACCTTCGAGGTTTCCACGCTGGACGCAGAGCCGGTGCCAGTGGAAGACTGGCCGGTATGGCGTGTCATGCACGGGGAGGAAGTCGCCGATATCGTCTTGTGGGTCAGGAATAAGCGTACCGGACGGCAATGGATATCGAGCCACAGTGGAAGGCCGCTGCGGTTTCTCGGTACTAATGAAACCTTCGCCGTTTTGTCGATTCGGGACATAACGAAGAGCAAGACAGCCGAGCTCCAGGTCCAGGCAATGGAAACCCGCTTGAAATCCGCCTTCGACAGCTTCATCGATCAAGTCATTATTGTCGATCACCAGCTCAAGCCGACCTATCTGAACTCCGCCGCGCGCCGGGCGGGCATGCCGATCGCTGCGGGCGGGGAGAACGTGTTCTGGCATGCGGCCGCCAGAGATGCGCTCACCGGCGCCAAACCGGTCACCACCGAAGTGCAACACATCACTGACTCCGGCGTGCGCGACTATACGGTGAGCGCCACGCCGTTATTCAATGCCGCAAGCGCCATCGATGAAGTGGTTGTCTTTGCACATGATTCCACGGAACGCAATCATGCGCAGGAAAGCCTAAGAAAGGCGGCGCTGCACGATCCTCTGACAGGGCTTCCCAATCGGGCACTGTTGTACGAATGTGCCAAGCACCTGTTTGGCGAGGCCCGGCGCTCCTGCCAGCAGGTTGCGGTCCTGTTTATCGATCTGGATCGATTCAAGTCCGTCAACGACATTTATGGCCACGAGGTCGGGGACAAGCTGTTGCGTGAATTGGCCGCGCGGATTCAATCGCGCATGCGCGGCGAGGACGTCATCACGCGCATCGGCGGCGACGAGTTCGTCATCCTGTTGCCGCAAGTAGATGAACGCCGCCTTCCGCATACTGTTGCAGCCGATCTAATCCACCTCATCGGCAAGCCGGTCAATGTAGATGGCATTGAATTGACGGTGGAGGCATGCATAGGCATCAGCCTGTTTCCCAGCGACGGAGAAACGCTCAATGAATTGCTGCGACGGGCGGATGCTGCGATGTACGCGGCCAAGGATTCCGGAAGGAACAGCTATCGTTTCTATACCGACGATTTGGCGTCTCAATCAATCACGCACTCCCGCATCGAACATGAATTGAGAAGGGCGATCGGCAAGGGTGAGCTGAGCATGGCATACCAGCCGATTGTCGAAATCAGTTCGGGAAAGGTGCTCTGCGCCGAAGCGCTCATTCGCTGGGAAAACGGGCGCGTGGGGCCGGACGTGTTCGTGCCGATTGCAGAAATGTCAGGCCTTGTCAGTCGGATGACCGATTGGGTGCTGGATGAAATCGCTCGCGAGCAGCATCGCTGGCGGCAGCAAGGGCTGCCCTTGATCCCGATCTCCGTCAATGTGTCTCCTGTGCAATTCAAATTGCGCAGCTTTGTCGATGACATCGAACGCAGGCTGCGCGAAAAGCAGGTCCCGGCCGATGCATTGCAGATTGAATTGACAGAAACGGCCGTGATGGACAACGTCGACCACGCGATCCGGACGATACAGCGCTTGCGCGAGCTGGGGGTTAAAGTCGCGCTCGACGATTTTGGGAAAGGCTACTCCAGCCTCAGCTATCTCAGCCACCTTCCCATCGATAAGATCAAGATCGACAAGGAATTTATTCTCGGATTCGACCAAAACGCGTCGAACCGGGCGATTACCGATGCGATTATCGCGTTGGGTACGGCATTGCAGCTTGAGGTGGTTGCGGAGGGCATCGAGTCGCGCGAAGCGCTGGCCTATGTGCGGGAGCAGGGCTGCAGGCAGGCCCAGGGGTTTTATCTGTGCAAACCGGTGTCGGGAAAAATGTTTGCCACGCTCTTTGCGCAAGGAACTGTGTCGGGTTTCAATTTGGATCCATAG